ACAGATGACTCGCAAATTCAAGAACTGAATGCTCAGTATCGTCAACAAAATAAGCCTACAGACGTTTTAGCTTTTGCTGCTTTAGAAGTGGATTTTCCGCAAAGCAAAGAAATGCTTGCGTCTGTACCATTATACTTAGGTGATATTATCGTGTCTGTAGATACAGCACAGCGTCAAGCTAAACAGCAGGAACATAGCTTACCAACTGAACTAGCTTGGTTAGCATCTCACGGTTTATTACACCTGTTGGGCTGGGATCATCCTGATGAAGAAAGTTTGGGGCGAATGTTAAAACAGCAAGTAAGATTGCTGAACGCAATAGGTATTGCTATTGACATGGAATGGCAGTAGTTATGTGTTCTTAATGTTAATTTTGGGTAATACTTTTATAATACTTCTGTGCAAATTTGCTTAAAGATTGCCTCAAAGTTAATTCTGCCATTAAGATCGGCGAATATTCCCACTGTAGCAACTCTATTTTTGTATTTTTAAGTCTATGTCCCCAAAAATTTCTTCATCACCAACGCCTACCTCGTTACAAACACTGGTGTCTAACGAACGGGAATTTTCCTGGAAAGTAGCCTCTAATTTATTTGTTAGTTTTAAATATGCCTGGGCTGGAATCAGCTATAGTTTTCAAACTCAACGTAATTTTCGCATCCACGTAAGCGTTTGTGCTTTAGCTATCGGTTTAAGCGTATTTTTGCACCTGCAAGCTGTAGAAATAGCGGTAATTGGTATAACTAGTGGTTTAGTTTTGGCATTAGAGTTACTAAATACAGCGATCGAGTCTCTTGTGGACTTAACCGTTAAGCAGACATATCATGAATTAGCAAAAATTGCTAAAGATTGTGCGGCTGGTGCAGTTCTTGTCTCTGCTTTGGTAGCGGTGCTGGTAGCTGGTACGCTATTGCTCCCTCCTCTGGTAAGGTTAATTATATCCGCTTTATAAATATGATTTGCGTAGGCGTAGCCCAACCTAGGCATCGCCAAGTGACTTGGTAAGAGGATCGGACTCTACTCAATTCACATTATAAGAAATTAAAAATTTAAGAAGTGGCTTGTTATAAAGTAGCCGCTTCATATTTATGTGTCTACGTTAGCGTTATTTTTATATCTAGCGAACAATATAGTATCAGTAATCTGATGAGAGCTAAAAACCAGGAGTGATGAGCTTTGATTATAGTTATCGACAATTACGACAGTTTTACATATAACTTAGTGCAATATCTGGGAGAATTGGCAGCAGAATTCTCAGTAGCAGATGATATTAAAGTTTTTCGTAACGACAAGATATCCATAGATGAGATTCGGGCATTAAAGCCGGAAGCCGTAGTGATTTCTCCTGGGCCTGGCCGCCCGGAAGATGCGGGTATATCCTTAGAATTGATTGAACAGCTAGGACAAGAGTTGCCAATTTTGGGTGTCTGTTTGGGACATCAAAGCATCGGTCAAGTATTCGGTGGTAAAATAATTCCTGCTCCAGAGTTGATGCATGGCAAAACCTCTCAGGTATCTCACACTGGGGTGGGGGTTTTTCGGGGATTAGAAAATCCTCTCATCGCCACTAGGTATCATAGTTTGGTAATCGAACGTGAGACTTGCCCAGATGTGTTAGAAATCACCGCTTGGGTTGAAGATAACACCATCATGGGAGTGCGACACCGGAACTATCCTCACATTCAGGGTGTCCAGTTTCACCCAGAGAGTGTCCTGACATCTTCAGGAAAACAGTTATTACGAAATTTTCTCGAACAGTTACAGTCAAGAGCATAATTAATGAAACGACGACAGTTGATGGGCTATGCTGGGGCGGGGTTGGCCACAGCTTTAGTTACTACCTTGGGTTCTAAATCTCAAGCTGACGCACAATCTAGCGGTTTATCAGTTCAGTGGTTGGGTCATACTTGCTTTCTTTTTACTGGTGGTGGTGCAAAAATTCTCGTCAATCCATTTCGGACGGTTGGCTGTACTGCTAAATATCGACTACCAAAAGTTGCAGCAGATTTGGTACTGATTAGCAGTCAATTGCTGGATGAAGGTGCGGTAGACGTACTACCGGGAAATGCAAAACTCATCTACGAACCAGGAGTTTATGAGTTTAAAGGTATTAAGTTCCAAGGAATTGCCATAGACCACGATCGCAAAGGTGGTAAGCAATTTGGCTCAAATACTGCTTGGAGTTGGAAGCAAGGCGGGATTAATATCTTACACTTAGGGGGAGCCGCTGCACCTATTTCCATCGAGCAAAAAATCTTGATGGGACGACCCGATGTACTATTTATTCCAGTGGGAGGCAGTGCAAAAGCCTACAATGCTCAAGAAGCAAAGCAGGCTATTCAAGTATTAAATCCCAAGCTGGTGATTCCGACCCATTACCGGACACAAGCGGCTGATGCTGCTAAGTGTGATATTTCACCACTTGATGATTTTTTGACCTTAATGCAAGGTACGACAGTGCGGCGTAGTAATGGAGATAGTATTTCCATTAGCCCTAGTAAATTGCCAGAAAAGGGTGAAATTCAGGTTTTGACTTACAAGTTTTGAGGAGTAGGAAATGAGGGGATAAGGGAGCAGGGGGAGATGAGGAGAAATAATTCCTAACTCCTCTAGAGACGCGATTGATCGCGTCTCTACTCATAACTCCTAGCTTTTAGAATGTATACCACTGTGGGCCAAGCTTATCTGCATCGCTGATGGGATTCTCAACGGCTGTTGTTCCATCTATAGTCCAAATGTTGTCTGAACCTGCAGTCTGATCGCGCCAGTAGATATCGGTCTTACCGTCGCCGTTGAAATCACCAAGGGATGGTGTTAAGGCCGCGTTATTAGCTGGTAAGAAAGCTTCAGTCGCAACTGTTGTACCATCCATCAACCAAGCGGTGTTCGCACCTGTGGTTCCATTGTGCCAGAAAATATCGGTCTTACCATCACCGTTGAAATCACCAATTTTGGAAGTCCAAGATGAGTCAAGTGTTCCCAAAGCGCCTTCTGTGACTAAGATGCCTCTCATCGTCCAAACCTTGTTCTCACCTGTTTGAGCGTTTCTCCACAGAATGTCAGTGCTTAAATCGCCGTTGAAATCACCAACGCTAGCAGTCCAGGCTGCATCTTGGGATTGCAGCGCAAATTCAGTCTTTTGGGCACCATCCATAAACCAAGCGCTGTTATCGCCAGTTGTCGCATTGCGCCAGAAAATATCGCTCTTGCCATTGCCATCGAAATCAACAATGGTAGGAGTTAGAGCTGTGTCTGTAGTGTCTAGAACAGTTGCATTCACAACTGTGGTGCCATCCATCTCCCAAATAGCGTTCTCACCGGTTGTAGCATTATGCCAGAAGATATCGGTTTTGCGATCGCCGTTGAAATCCCCAATCTGAGGACTCCAGGCTGGATCAACGCTAGATAGAGCAGCCGCAGAACCAACTCTAGTTCCATCCATCAGCACAATGCTGTTCTCACCGGTTGTCTTATTGCGTAATAAGAAGTCGGTTTTACCATCAGCATTGAAATCAGCAATTTTGTAATCATAGGCGGATAGGTCAAATTGACCCAAAGAACCCTGTTCGACAACTTTTGTGCCATCCATCAACCGAATGACAATTTCACCAGTTGTAGAATCGACCCAAACTTTATCTGTTTTACCATCACCGTTGAAGTCAGGAACAATCGCCGCACTGGTTAAGTAAGGATTAGGATTAGGATTTGCTGACACCACCGCAGATTGTTGTGGTTGGTAGGAACTCTTACTTCCCAAAAACGAATCAGAACTTAGAGGAGTTACGCTATCAAGAGGAGATGATAATGCTTGTATTTTTTCGGAAGTTTGCGTCCATTGTGCATTCAAAGTTTTTGAAGTATTTTGATTTCCAAACATGGTGTGTTTTTATGATTGGTTGTCATATTTTTTTAACTTGTTTTTGAAGCCACTTTCTGTAACAAAATAACATTTTCTAGGTTTTCCAGATTTCTTTATAACTATTTTTTGTTTATTAATGTCATTGCTTGAAGATAAATATTTGTTTTAAATGATAACTATAAAAATTTCAAGTCCTATATAAGCAATTGTAAAATTCTTTTTGTTCTTTCTGTATATAATGGTTTACAGATAAAGCAATAAAGCTTTATCTGTTTTCTTTGACATTAAAAAATTTTCTCAAAATTATACTTATATTTTTAACGGTTCATTAGCCAGACAAAAAGTATTCACACTACACTATAGGACTAATATTTGATTGCCTCAAATAACTCTGTACAACTCAAAAAGCTTTCTTGACTATTGCCTCTTGCCTGCTCATTATGGCTACGCCACGCTGTGCGAACAAAAATCAAAGCGGCTTCCTATAGTAGCCTTTCAAGCTTCGATTCATTGCTAAATAAGTTCACAGTAAGGAATTTAGTCCTTATTTTTAAGTAATCAAATGTTTAATACAAACTTTCAAAATTAGCTTTATAAAGTAACATTCGTATTTATTACAAAGTAACAAATACGCTAAAATAGAAATAATCGCTACATGGTTTCTAATGATTTGTGTAACATTGCCTTCTTTTATGGTAAATTTATCAATTGTTTACGGAACCACTACTATTTTTTATTTTGTGGAATAGCTTCAGATAGCTGCTTAGTCTTTCAACTGTACTAGAAGATACTTGCACGCCAGCTTCGGAAAAATTAGTATATATAAATACCACGAATTCATCTTTATTAACCACGTAAGCGATCGCTTTTATTGCTGTGGGTTGAGCAGACATATTCTTTACAGCGTGTTGTGGAATTTATTAACTACCAAGATTGATATGGAATAAGGCGTTAAAAATAATTTATTTTTTATGAATATACTCAATTATTCGATAAAAACAATATTTGCGAGTTATTTCAAAATTAGGAAACCTGAGTATTTCAAGATAATTGATTATTCTCTAACGATTTATGGCTTGAGTGGAAACAAATATTGGTTAGAATAACTTAGATTAGCAACTGTTAAGAGGCCTGAACTGTGCATCTACCAGTTGCTAGAGGTGTAAAATAATACAATATTTTCATAAAAACATCAGCTATGCAAGCAGAATATCGGCAGCGTCGTGAGCAGTTAATGGCAAAAATTGGTGATGGCACAGCCATTTTTCGCAGTGCGCCAATGGCAGTGATGCACAACGATGTCGAGTATGTTTATCGCCAAGACAGTGATTTCTTCTACCTGACTGGTTTTAATGAACCACAGGCAGTAGCAGTGTTAGCGCCGCATCATTCAGAACATCGGTTTGTGCTGTTTGTCCAACCGAAGGATCGCGAAAAAGAAGTATGGACTGGTTATCTTTGTGGGGTAGATGCAGCCAAGGAAATTTATGGTGCTGATGAAGCGTACCCCATTAGCGAGTTAGATGAAAAGTTGCCGCAGTATTTGGAAAAAGCCAGCCGCATTTACTATCACTTAGGACGCGATCGCAATTTTAACGATCAAATTCTCAAACATTACCAAAGTTTACTACGGACTTACCCTAAGCGCGGTACTGGCCCGATCGCTATTGAAGATACTGGCCCTGTTCTCAACAGCATGAGACTTATTAAAAGTGAAGCTGAGTTGGGGTTAATGCGTCAAGCGGTTGCGATCGCCACGGAAGCACACAATTACGCCCAAGAAATCGCCGCACCCGGACGTTATGAGTACGAAATTCAGGCGGAGATGGAACGGATCTTTCGAGTCCGGGGTGGGATGGGGCCAGCTTATCCTTCGATTGTGGCTTCTGGCGTGAATGCTTGCGTACTTCACTACATCGAAAATAATCGTCAAATGCAGAATGGAGAATTACTGCTAATTGATGCCGGTTGTGCTTACGGTTATTACAACTCGGATATTACGCGGACATTTCCTATTGGGGGTAAATTTACGCCAGAACAAAAGATGCTGTATGAGATTGTATTGGAGGCGCAAAAACAAGCGATCGCTCAAGTAAAACCAGGTAATCCCTTCAAATTAGTTCACGATACAGCAGTGCGCGTTATCACTGAAGGTTTAGTTGAACTTGGCATTCTCAAAGGTGAAATTGATAAGTTAATTGAAGAAGAGAAATATAAGCCATATTATATGCACCGCACCAGTCATTGGTTAGGTTTGGATGTTCATGATGTGGGAGTTTACCAGCACGGTCAAGACAAACCGCAGATTTTACAACCAGGCCAAATTCTGACAGTGGAACCGGGATTATATATTGTGCCTGACACGAAACTAGCAGAAGACCAACCAGAGACCGATCCTCGATGGGTTGGCATTGGTATTCGCATTGAGGATGATGTGTTAGTTACACCTGATGGACATGAAGTATTAACTGCGGGAGTTCCCAAGGCAGTGAATGAAGTGGAAAGATAAAAAAATGGGGATGGCATGTACCATCCCTAAGATAATTTAAGCTAAAAAATCATAGTTAAACTTTAAAGACGTGAATTTGACGGAATTAAAAAATATTACACAGGTCGTAGGTTTGACAAAATCATAGCGATCGTTACTTTTGGCACTAAAAGCAATAACAGAAAGTTATTAAATCAAGAACAACCCTCAACAAATTCAACTTCTGGTAGTTTACCTGAGCGAAACTGAGTGACACGCTTACCGTCAGTCTCGAATACCACACGATAATTCTGATTAGAACGGTCTTTCGGGATAAATGTCAAGTAGTGTCCGCCTTGGACATATTTATGAGGTGTGACTTTAATTTGTCCCGGGTAGAGAGACTTGATTTGCGCTTCGGTGTCGCCAATTTTTCCACCTTTAAGGGTAGTAATTTGGGTATTCTGCCGCACATCTACTCTAGAAATGCGACCTTTTGTAACCATAAATAAAAGATTTTTGGGTTCGTTTTGTGGCTTAACATAGTAGCAACTGTTATTCGGCGAATCTCCCGCTAGCTTAGTACCAGCAGCTTTTGCCGCTTGGGAAACAGTCATCCCAACTTTTACCTCTCCGATACCATTGATGGACAATTTCGATTTATTTGTCAGTTTCGCCTGTGCTACAACTGTACTGACACTTAGAAAAGAAACTGCCAACGTTAAGGAAGCAAGAGTCAATAATTTAGCTTTATTATTCATAAATTGTGGAAATAAAAGCGGGTAGATATTTATATACAGCATCTATGCTGCCAGTTTCGGATTTTCAAGTTGTTGATTGGCGAAATTCTGCTATTACTTCGATCAAACCAACGATATTACGGTTGAATTCAGGTAAATCTTCCGCAGGTATCCAATATTCCTGATGTATGGAACCGCCTACAGTTTTTACGGAGTAGCGGCTTAAAAACTCTGCACGCACCTGAAAACGTGTCACATAGCCGATATATCCTGTGTCAGTACTTGCCGCATTCCAGTTACGGGCAATTTGTGCGGCGTATTCTTCGTTAAGTACCGGGTAGAAAATAGGCTGTTCAGGTAATCGTGGAGGAAATTCACTATCGCCACTTTCTTTAATCAAAGCCAGTTCTTTTGGCCCAGTGGGACGGAAAAGAGTGATTGTTTCTCGATCGCCCTTGGGCAAAGGTTCTCGTGCTTGCACCCATGCCGTGGGAATACCTTCTACACCTGTAGATACCGCCACAATACCACCCGCGATCGCACAAGTAGTATCTCTATCTCCCAAGCCACTTACAGTTAACCACAGAGCTTCTTCGTAGTTGTCAAGATGTTGGGCAGCACACCATAGTGCAAAGGGGACTGTATCTTGTGCTGAGACATGAGTGCCATTTCCTAAGATTGCCGCTGCTAATTGCACTGATGTGTTTTCCGACAAATTCACAGCCTGATGAATTTTTGCACTTACCTCACTTTCTGGAACATAAGGTAAGACAAGGTTGAGAAAATCTTCTTTGCTGGGTAAAGAATCTTTGAGTCTCCACGCCCAAGCAGCAGCAACTGCTACGGCAATTGCATCTGCGATCGCTTCTGGATGAGTGTGAGTGATTTCGGCGCTGGCTTGTGCTTGCTTGACAACTAAATCCAAATCTTCGGCAAAGAACGCCCCTATCGGTGCAACGCGCATTGCTGCTCCATTTCCATAAGAACCTTGTCCGTTGAACAGACTACTTGCCAATTTCTGCCAAGATTCGCCATTGCATATTTGCGTTAACAGCCTGTGCATCGCTGCACCATAACCCCGTTGGCTATCGTATTGTTTGGCAAAGCTTTGTGCCAGATAATCTTGGTTAATTTCCCCGTATTCTTGGAGAGTTGACACAATTTAGAGCGCCATCTGGGTATCGTCAGTGTAGTACCAAGGTGATGCAGGGATAGCACGGCTAACAATCAGACTTTCCACCACATCTGGATGCAGAAAAAATCGCTCTCCAAAAGCATCACCCACTGATAAACCTTCAAGGGAGGATTGAGCGCGAAGCAGGCGAAGATCGTTAGTTGTTGACATAAGTCATTAATAAATTCTTTATCTTAACTAATATCTTACAAGTGTAATTTATAGGATATTATGAACTCCTAGCCTGTTGTGTTGGTTTTTATCAACTAGGGTCTTCCTCATCCATAGCTTCTTTAAAAAGATTACTTGCTGTTTGTGTGTCTGCGATCGCTCCTTGATTATCTCCCAAGTGACGGCGAATTTCACTACGTAGCATATATGCTTGTGGTTGTTTAGGATTTAGCTGAATTACATAGTTAGCATCAGCGATCGCACCTTTGTAATCTTTTAATTGAGAACGAAGTCTGGCGCGGATGAAGCGAGTTTGAATATCTTGAGGTTTTAAGCGGATAATTTGCTCGTAATCTGCTAATGCGCCTTTGTAGTCATGCAGTCCCAAACGCGCCCGCGATCGCTTGATATAAGCATTAACATCATTGGGATTTGCACGTAAAGCAGCAGTTGTAAGCTCAATTTGTTGTTGTCTATTTTTTCTACTCTGCTCAAGTCTTTGCTGAGAATTTTGAGAGTAATAAGTCAATAAATTTACCCAGCTAGGAGCCATAGCTTGCAGAATGCCTACCATTCCACCTAACAAGGTTACACAGTATATAACTAATAGAAAAACTCTAGTTTTCCATTTACTACGGGATTCGTACTGCTGTTGAATCAATCCCTTTACTAAGGTGTATCTTTTACTGAAAGGCAAATTTCCATATCCGAGTTGCTTCAGATACTTAAATATGAAATGCAGAATATTTTCCTGATCTATGGGTGGATTTAGTCGTAGTTCTTTTTGAAATTTCTGATTAATTTTAGCGCTGCGAAAGCTATTAGGGATGCCCATAGCGATCAACATCGCAAATAACAACATCATTGGTCTATCTTTTCCTAGAAATCCTAAGATAATCACACCAAAGACTTTAAATAAAACACCAATGTAAGGGAAACGGGAAAACAGCAGTAAATCAGCAATTTGTCCTCCATCGAGAGGATAAATCGGGAGTAGATTAAACAAGTTTAGAAATATCAGCGTCCAACTTGTTTTTTGTACCCAATCAGGATAACCACTGCTAAAAGGTGCAAGGATCGCCAAGCCAATCCCCAAAATTAACCCTGGTAATGGCCCTGCTAAAGATATCCAAAATTTTTGGGTGAGTGTAGCGTCATCTTTACGGGCAGTTGCTAAAGCGCCTAAAAACGGTACGAATAAAACAGAGGTATCACGATAGCCAAACAGTTTCATCGCCAATAAATGTCCGCCTTCATGGAAAAACAGTACAGCGATGAAAATCACCACACTTTGTGGAGTAAGAAAACTTGTATAACTGGCGATAAACAACCCTAAACTACCCAACAAAAGCCAACTACGAAATTTTTTACCCACCAGACCAGTTTCGGTATATTGCATTTGTTTAAATCCCTCTACTTCCAGTTCTATAGGGATTTCTTGTAAAATGCTGGAATCAGTTTTGGCTTGTTGTCTGCGTTGCTTGATGATATTTGCTGCTTTCTTGTTACCCTGCGTCATTGGGTTAAGCGATCGCAGGACTGTTAGCCAATGTATCTGAAATAACTCTGTTCCCTTGATTGGTGATATTTTTCCCGTCTTGGCTAAGTTACTAACATAGCCACTCATCTGTATCTGTAGTGCTTGTGCAAAAGACTCTGGTGATAAACCACAAGCTGTTTTGCTGGTAGTTAATTGTTTGAGACAATCTTGATGAGTCTGCCATTGTACTGATACTTTGCTGGTATAAACATCCTGAACAATAGTGTTAGGAAACTCACCTATAAGTCCATGCTGTTTGCCGTTGACAGTCAGCAATAAAGTTCTATCTTTAAAAAAGGTATAAAACTCTATATCGAATAAATTGACAGGTTCGGCTAAACGACGAATAACTACTGTGGCATAGCTTTTGAGTGCTTTGTGATATAAAAGAAGTTCCCAATTTGTTTGCTCATAGGCTTTGGTGATTGGTTGATATTGCAAATAGCTGCATGGAAGAAAGCCGAATTTCTCTAGTTCTTTAATGGGAGTTTGAAATAAATCTTTTAAATAAATAGGAACTGTATCAGCCTTTGTAATCTGGTACTTGGGATATTGAATATGAGACTTGCAAAGTAGTAAAAAGAGAATGAGATAGCGAATAACAGTCAGTAGAACGTAAATTGCGATCGGGTAGATTAGGTATTGCATAGCAATATATAGTTTTTAACTATGCTTAGTATTCCCTGACACTATATAAAATAGCTTAGATTGCAAATACCTAAAATAAAAATGGGTATAGCCTTTTGACCATACCCATTTCAGTGATTTTAGAAAACTTGTTACAGTTGCGGTACGTACTGCTGTTTCTCAGGGACTTCAGCGTACTCAGCCACAATTTGGCGGAATTCTTCGCCGTCAATGGTTTCTTTTTCAATGAGCAAATCGACTAAGCGATCGGTGACAGTGCGATGATCGCGGACAATCTTCTTGGCATTGTCGTAGCATTCTTCCACGATCGCTCGGACTTGTCCATCAATGCGGGAAGCGATAGATTCGGAATACTCAGATCGGGTTGTCCAGTCACGACCCAAGAATACTTCACCCTGCTGGCTTTCCAACGACAGTGGCCCTAAGTCGGACATCCCGAACCGAGTCACCATCTGCCGCGCCATTCCCGATAACTGCTGCAAGTCTCCACCAGCGCCAGTGGTAACTTCCGCAGCCCCAAAAATTACCTCTTCAGCAGCGCGACCGCCCAAAGCACCAGTAATTCTGGCTTTTAACTGAGAACGAGAAATTAATCCTTGTTCTTCGTTGGGAGTAAACCAAGTTAAACCCTGTGCTTGTCCCCGTGGGATTAAGGTAACTTTCTGCACTGGGTCATGGTCTTTTAATAAAGTGCCAACTAAAGCGTGTCCAATTTCGTGGTATGCAATTAAGCGCTTGCTCTTGCTATCCACCAAAGGAGTACCTTCCATCCCAGCGACTACCCGATCTACCGCATCATCAATTTCGCGGAGGGTGATCGCTTCTTTACGTCTTCTAGCAGTCAAAATTGCCGCTTCGTTGAGCAAGTTAGCTAAATCAGCACCAGTGAATCCAGGAGTGCGGCGAGCGATCGCATCTAAAGATACGCTAGGGTCTAGTTTCTTGTTGCGTGAATGGACTTCCAAGATTTCCAAACGCCCTTTAATATCGGGTGCATCAACTGTTACTTGTCGGTCAAAGCGACCGGGACGTAACAAAGCTGAGTCTAGTACGTCGGGACGGTTGGTAGCAGCAATAATAATAATGCCTGTGTTACCTTCAAACCCGTCCATTTCAGTGAGCAACTGGTTGAGGGTTTGCTCTCTCTCGTCGTTACCGCCACCGATACCAGCGCCCCGTTGCCGTCCTACTGCGTCAATTTCATCAATGAAGATAATACAAGGGGCGTTGTCTTTAGCTTTCTTGAACAAATCGCGGACGCGGGATGCACCCACACCAACGAACATTTCTACAAATTCCGAACCGGAAATACTGAAGAAAGGTACGCCTGCTTCACCTGCGATCGCTTTTGCTAATAAAGTTTTACCAGTTCCAGGAGGCCCAACTAATAGCACTCCCTTGGGAATCCGTGCGCCTACAGCAGTAAATCTTTCTGGCTGTTTCAAGAAGGTGACGACTTCTTGTA
The Nostoc punctiforme PCC 73102 genome window above contains:
- the ftsH2 gene encoding ATP-dependent zinc metalloprotease FtsH2, whose translation is MKFSWKVVVLWTLPALVIGFFFWQGAFAGAPTDMSKNAANTRMTYGRFLEYLDGDRVSSVDLYEGGRTAIIEARDPDIENRIQRWRVDLPVNAPELISKLKEKDISFDAHPMRNDGAIWGLLGNLVFPVLLITGLFFLFRRSSNLPGGPGQAMNFGKSKARFQMEAKTGVKFDDVAGIEEAKEELQEVVTFLKQPERFTAVGARIPKGVLLVGPPGTGKTLLAKAIAGEAGVPFFSISGSEFVEMFVGVGASRVRDLFKKAKDNAPCIIFIDEIDAVGRQRGAGIGGGNDEREQTLNQLLTEMDGFEGNTGIIIIAATNRPDVLDSALLRPGRFDRQVTVDAPDIKGRLEILEVHSRNKKLDPSVSLDAIARRTPGFTGADLANLLNEAAILTARRRKEAITLREIDDAVDRVVAGMEGTPLVDSKSKRLIAYHEIGHALVGTLLKDHDPVQKVTLIPRGQAQGLTWFTPNEEQGLISRSQLKARITGALGGRAAEEVIFGAAEVTTGAGGDLQQLSGMARQMVTRFGMSDLGPLSLESQQGEVFLGRDWTTRSEYSESIASRIDGQVRAIVEECYDNAKKIVRDHRTVTDRLVDLLIEKETIDGEEFRQIVAEYAEVPEKQQYVPQL